TGTTGGCAATGAGAAAACCGAGAAAATTACCAATCATGGAGTTTCTTGCCCTTGTTGCGTCATTGACCTTATGTATGGAGAGCTTGAAAAAACGTACTGCATGGTCTTTTTCCTGCAGTGAGGGGAAAATTTTCCAGGCAATGAAGTGGAAGATGATAATATGGGTAAGTGTAGCCAGTCCCCCGGCTATTCCGTATTTAATAAACTGAATAATGGCTGTGGAATCGATATTCATCTGTGTCGTGTATTAATCTTCAGGGACACTTGGAGCTGTGTTTTATGATGAGAGTAAAATGGGTAAATGGTCAAGATTTTTACAGGCTCTTTTGTCTGTTTCACAGAGTTGAGTTCTGTAAAACACACATCTATACCAGATCTCGGCATGAAAAACCACTCCAGTCATCGCTGGGGAATACAGGATCAGTCCGCATTGCTCATGAACAATGTACTCGTTTTGATCTGGCTTTATAGATTCACAAAGTCAGCAAAGCTGGTACTGTTTTCAAGTTAACACATTGTTCACGGAGATCAGTCCAGATGGGAGGAGTGCGGAGTAGGGGAATCATTCCTCCATCATTTCCGAAAAAGGTCCAATCCCTTTACTGTGTACTGAATCAAGCAACTCCCTTGGGTTATGGAGAAAAGCATCAATCTCCGGTTTTTCGAGATCCATGCATTCATCGTAGGTAGTGATGAGGTTCTGGTGACTCCAGCGGGTCAGGTAATAGATGATCAGTTCGGGCAGACGGGTGTAAATGGTTTCTTCGGGCATGGGATCAATAAAGGAAGAAGCCTCCAGGCGTGCGGAAGAGAGGACCTGGGATTTATAGAAACTGTTTAAAAACATGAGCTCCGGGGGCAGGTCTGCCTTGAGTCCAAATTTTCGTAAAAAACGAAGCAGTATGATAAGAGCCTTCTTCCCGCTGTTGGCCATGAGATAGGGCACATAAATTTCTTTTGGTGTACTGAGCTGGAGGTATGATTTTATGGTGAGGATGAGGTTCGCCAGATCCACCGGATTTTTGTCGACAAAATGAATGGTTTTTCCTCTGAACTCGTCCCGGTTGTTCAGGATGTGTTCAATGAAATAGGGGAGTTTTCTTGCGTTGGAATAGGAATGCAGAGTGTTCTTCCTTGTGAAGAGAACAGGCATGGATTGGTCCGCAATGGAAAAGAGCAGACGGTGAAATCCCTGGATTTTATGGTCGTGAGCTCCATAGACCACAGCCAGTCGCACACAGGAGCAATCCAGACCTTGATCCCGGCTCATAAGACGCAATGTTTCCTCTGCCATCAGTTTTGATTTGGCGTAGTTGGACATTCTTGGTACCAGGGGCAGGTAATCCTCTTCTTTCAGATCTATACCTGCGGGCAGTGTGGCGGCTGAACTGATATGGATATACGGAATGTTGAGAGCGTTTGCAGCCCGGGCAAGATTGAGTGTTCCGAGATAATTGACTTCAAAGGCCAGCTGGCCATCGGAACTGAGCGTGGCCATGGCAGCGTTGATTATAAAATCCGGTTTGACAGAAGAGAGGTAATCGCGGATATCGGCCTCTTCACGAATGGACAGTTTTTTGCTGCTGGGGGCGCGAATATCTACAGTTTCAGCATGTTTTGTCTTATAATAGTTGACTATTGTGCCGCCAATCAGGCCTGAACCACCGACCAGGACACCAGTTTTTTTTCTGGCCATATTTATGTCCGGCAAAATGCAAGGGAATCCATGGGCCACTCTAAAAGTTACTGTTTTCCAGGGGCCCACAGGCTATTTCTTCTTTTTATTAAATAGTTGGAGTTTGCACAAGAAAAATAAACTGTTCATAAAATGAAAAAATAACTTTCCATTTCATATCAGGTTTTTTTTTGGTTTTTTATTTCAGTAACGGTAACATTGGACATACCGGACATGGCTACACAACGGGATTTATACAGCATTTTCATCTGCTCAAATCCCTGTTCAATAATTTCCTCTTCACTGGGAGAGTGGTTTTCTTCCAGATTGTCGATTTGTCTTGAAGAACAACTGCAGCCGTTTTTTCCCGTTTCCCAAGTCTGTAGTTTTTTCTGCCTGCTCTTTTTGTTCATGTTTAACTCTCATGTATATTTTTTATAAAATCAGTTGTATGTAATATTTTCACTATCTTATTTAAGTGAATCTCAGGGGCGTTGCGGATTCGTGTATTATTGAGAACTGATGCTGTTTTCGGGAAAATAAAGTATTGCCGGATCCCGCAGCCAAGTTCGTCCAAAATGCGGTAAAATATCTCTTGTTCTACGGATATTTGTCTAAAAGAGTACGAATTTCAGTGGCTGGAAGCAACAGTTATTTTCTTTCTCATGCTGTAAATATGAGTACCTCGGTTA
The DNA window shown above is from Desulfomarina profundi and carries:
- a CDS encoding GtrA family protein, encoding MNIDSTAIIQFIKYGIAGGLATLTHIIIFHFIAWKIFPSLQEKDHAVRFFKLSIHKVNDATRARNSMIGNFLGFLIANMVAYITNVLWVFQGGRYPVIIEILLFYAVSGISVFLGTMLMGILIKRFGVLTTYAFCSNIVTAVMINYIVRKFFIFQG
- a CDS encoding NAD-dependent epimerase/dehydratase family protein, with the protein product MARKKTGVLVGGSGLIGGTIVNYYKTKHAETVDIRAPSSKKLSIREEADIRDYLSSVKPDFIINAAMATLSSDGQLAFEVNYLGTLNLARAANALNIPYIHISSAATLPAGIDLKEEDYLPLVPRMSNYAKSKLMAEETLRLMSRDQGLDCSCVRLAVVYGAHDHKIQGFHRLLFSIADQSMPVLFTRKNTLHSYSNARKLPYFIEHILNNRDEFRGKTIHFVDKNPVDLANLILTIKSYLQLSTPKEIYVPYLMANSGKKALIILLRFLRKFGLKADLPPELMFLNSFYKSQVLSSARLEASSFIDPMPEETIYTRLPELIIYYLTRWSHQNLITTYDECMDLEKPEIDAFLHNPRELLDSVHSKGIGPFSEMMEE